Within the Pseudomonas fulva genome, the region GCGCTCGCGCTACAGCGCCTACGTATTGGGCAATGTGGATTACCTGGTGGCGACCTCGCTGCCGGCGCAGCAGGCGAACCTGGAGGTGGAAGGCATTCGTGCCTGGAGCCTGCAGAGCACCTGGCTGGGCCTGGAGGTGGAGCACTCCGAGCTGCTTGGCGGTCAGCCCGAGCATGCCCGGGTGACCTTCGTGGCCCGCTGGCACGACGCCGATGGTGAGCACAGCCACCGCGAGCGCTCGGCCTTCGTGCAGAATGGAGGCCGCTGGTATTTCATCGACCCGACCGTGGGTTTGCAGGCGGGCCGCAACGACCCCTGCCCGTGCGCTAGCGGCCAGAAGTTCAAGAAGTGCTGCGCGACCTACCTGTAGAGGCGCATCTCACAGCAGCTTGAGGTGCGAAGTGTCCGGCGCCGGCGCAGCTGGCGGCGCCTTGGCCTGGCCCATGTCGCTGCCCACCGGCGCCAGGCTCAGCGAGGACAGATCCAGATCGGGCGCGGCCACCGGCGCCTTGCCGTCCTGCAGATCCGCGCCCAATGCGGCCACGCCGAAATCCGGCGCATCCACGTCCGAGAACGCCGCCATGTACTCGTCCCGTGGCGCGACCACCAGCCGGCCGACAGGCTGTGCCGGTGCCTGACCGACAGGGGCGGCAGGTGGCGGTGGCGCCAGCTCGATTTCCTCGACGACCTGCGCCTCGGTGTCGACCACCTCGACCCGAGCCCCGGCGCGCTCCAGGGTGCTGCGATACTTCTCGGCGCCAGCCTCGTCCAGGTTGTTCTTGATCACCACGCGGCGTCCGGAAAACAACTGGGCGATGCGCTGGGCATCGGCCTGGAACAGCTTGGCCAGGTTGGCCTGCACCACCTCCAGCTGAGCACCAGGCACCAGCTCACCGGAAAATGCGATCTCGTATCGCGCCATCATTCCCTTCCTTTCTGTCGGCTCGCCGCGCCATTTCGGCCACGGCAATAAAACCTCAATGCGTGCAGGCCAGTATGACGCAGCTTTTTGCGCGTACACGAGAGTCGGTCGGCATTTTCCGCAACCGCCTGCCGTGCGCAATGATGACAACAGACCCTAGGGCAGTAACGCCGTCTCTTGTTACACTGGGGCCTCGAACGGAGTATGAAATGTTTTATCAGGCGCAAATGATAAGAATTCTTAGCCTAATGGTATTCCTGGGTATGGGCACGGCGCTGAGCGGCTGCTCGACCTGGTTCTCGGACAGTTTCGAAGACCCGGACGTGCGTCTCGTGGACGTCAACGTGGTCAAGGCCAAACTGCTCGAACAGCGCTTCATCCTGCGCTTTCGCATCGACAACCCCAACGACGTCAGCCTGCCGGTACGTGGCCTGAACTACGTGGTGCACCTGAACGACGTGCTGCTCGCTGATGGCGAATCGGAAGTCTGGTTCACCGTGCCGGCCAAGGGGCACCTGGAATTCGACGTCCCGGTACGCACCAACCTGTGGCGCCACGTACGCCAGGTGGTCAAGCTGCTGGAAGAGCCCGACCAGCCCATCAGTTATCGCTTGCGGGGTGAGGTGAAAACCGGATTATTCTTCGGCCGCCGCGTGCACATGGCGCGCAATGGCGAGATAATTCCCGGCGATTATCTTCCGGAGTGACCCGCATGACCCAGCAACCCCATGTCCACGGCCCTGACTGCAACCACGATCACGACCATGATCATGGCCACCACGGCCACGTGCACGGCCCGCACTGCAACCATGGCCCCCAGGAGCCGGTGCGCAACGCCCTGAAGGACGTTGGCCGCAATGATCCTTGCCCATGCGGCAGCGAGAAGAAATTCAAGAAGTGCCATGGGGCCTGATCGCCTCCTGATCCTGCTTGCGGTACTGATCGTCGGCGCACTTGCCTTCTACGCTGCTTACCTCTGGCGCCGGGTCTGGGCCAGGCAGCGCCGGCAGGCCGAGGTGCGCCTCGCGCAACGTCAGCGCCTGCACGACGATCTTCGTGTGCTGGCCTCCTCCTTGCTCGACGGCCAATTGCCGCTGGTCGAAGGTGCCATCCGCATCAAGGTATTGCTCGACAACTACGACAGCACGCTCACCCTCGCGCCCCAGGCCCAGGTGTTCCAGCAGCTATATGACGCCACGTCCCATGTGCCGACCCATGCCGGCTGGCAGGCCCTGAGCCGCGCCGAACGCCGCCAGCACGAGGCGCGTTTTGCCGAGCTGGCCGAAGCCCACCAGCAGCAGGCTCACGAGGCGGCGCGCTGGCTGCTCGACACAGGACTGGCTGCGCGCCCCTGACCCCACGTCGCGTCACCCCTCGCGCCACTTGCCAGGCGCCATGGGGCTCTCTACCTTTAGCGCCTTCGCGCCCGGGGCGCCCGCCCACCACCCTCTCTATCCTTCAGGAGTCCGCCGCATGTTGCCGCGCGCTTTCCGCCCTCTCGCCACCCTGAGCCTGGCCGGCCTCGTCACCAGCATGGTCGCGCTGAGCGGTTGCCAATCCCTGCTCGACAGCCGTTACCGCAGCAGTGTGGCGCCGGATCAGGGCTCCTTTCGCGTGCAGGGCCTGGCGCAGACCGCTTCGGTGCGCCGCAACCCGCTCGGCATGCCGCTGATCGAGACTCACACCTTCCACGACGCCCTGTTCACCCTGGGCTACGTGCACGCCAGCGATCGCCTCAGCCAGATGGTCAGCCTGCGCCTGATGGCAGAAGGTCGCCTGGCGGAGATGGCCGGCCCCGGCGCGCTGGAAATGGACCGGTTCATGCGCGCGGTGAACCTCAAGAAGAGCGCCGAGGTGCTCTACAAGAATGCCTCGCCACGCATGAAGGCGTTCTTCGAGGTTTACGCCCGGGGCGTCAATGCCTACCTGTTCCGCTACCGCGACAAGCTGCCGATGGACCTGGCCGAGGCTGGCTATCGCCCGCCGTACTGGAAGCCGGAAGACTCGGTGCTGGTGTTCTGCCTGCTCAACTTCGGCCTGTCGGTGAACCTGCAGGAAGAAATCGCCGCCCTGAGCCTGACCCAGAAGGTCGGCGCCGACAAACTCGCCTGGCTGCTGCCCACCTATCCGGACGAGCCGCTGCCGTTCGAGGAAGCCGACAAGCTCAAGGGCCTCGCCCTGGGCGGCAGCATCCCCGGCCTGCAGGCGGTGAAGAGCGCCGCAGCGCAGGTGTCCGAGCAGCACATGCTCGGCGTCGCCGCCTCGAACAACTGGGCCATCGGCCCGTCGCGCAGCCGCAGCGGCAAGAGCCTCTTGGCCAACGACATGCACCTGCCGATCGAGCTGCCCTCGGTGTGGAGCTTCGTGCAGATCCGTGCGCCGAAATTCCAGGCCTCCGGGGTCACGGTCGCGGGCATCCCCGCGGTGGTCGCCGGCTTCAACGGCAAGCTGGCCTGGGGCATGACCATGGTCATGGGCGACAACCAGGACCTGTTCCTCGAGCAGGTCAAGCGCGAAGGCAATCGCCTGCTGTACCTCGCCGATGGCAAATGGCAGCCGGCCCTGCAGCGTCAGGAAACCTTCTTCGTCAAGGGCCAGAAACCGATCCGCGAAACGATCCACGAAACCCGCCACGG harbors:
- a CDS encoding SEC-C metal-binding domain-containing protein, with product MTQQPHVHGPDCNHDHDHDHGHHGHVHGPHCNHGPQEPVRNALKDVGRNDPCPCGSEKKFKKCHGA
- a CDS encoding LEA type 2 family protein, giving the protein MFYQAQMIRILSLMVFLGMGTALSGCSTWFSDSFEDPDVRLVDVNVVKAKLLEQRFILRFRIDNPNDVSLPVRGLNYVVHLNDVLLADGESEVWFTVPAKGHLEFDVPVRTNLWRHVRQVVKLLEEPDQPISYRLRGEVKTGLFFGRRVHMARNGEIIPGDYLPE
- a CDS encoding YchJ family protein, whose amino-acid sequence is MKPDATPSGCPCGSGDPLAACCGRYHDGAAAPCALSLMRSRYSAYVLGNVDYLVATSLPAQQANLEVEGIRAWSLQSTWLGLEVEHSELLGGQPEHARVTFVARWHDADGEHSHRERSAFVQNGGRWYFIDPTVGLQAGRNDPCPCASGQKFKKCCATYL
- a CDS encoding DUF2489 domain-containing protein, producing MGPDRLLILLAVLIVGALAFYAAYLWRRVWARQRRQAEVRLAQRQRLHDDLRVLASSLLDGQLPLVEGAIRIKVLLDNYDSTLTLAPQAQVFQQLYDATSHVPTHAGWQALSRAERRQHEARFAELAEAHQQQAHEAARWLLDTGLAARP